In Clostridia bacterium, the genomic stretch AGACTACCACCCGGGTACCGTCGTCCTTGGTAGTAACCACCTTCAGGGGCTGGACCTTGACATCAGTTATCCTTCCTAAGGCTCCGCCGCTAACCACGCTAATCTGATCCCCTACCTTAAGCGCTTCGGCCACATCGGGCTTTACGTAGTCGACATATAGCAATACCTTTACTGGCTGGCCTTGGTCAATGGTTATCTGGTGGGACAATCGGGGCCAAGCCACCACCAAGGCGGCGCCGATGACCAGGATCACCACCAGCAGATCGATCAAGTTGATGATTCCCAATAACCGTCCTTTGGCATCCACTAACCGCATTCCTT encodes the following:
- a CDS encoding DUF4330 domain-containing protein yields the protein MRLVDAKGRLLGIINLIDLLVVILVIGAALVVAWPRLSHQITIDQGQPVKVLLYVDYVKPDVAEALKVGDQISVVSGGALGRITDVKVQPLKVVTTKDDGTRVVVSDPYYKEVYITVEGKGQLGHGTAKVGGNEMLVGDVIKVHTDNFRANNANILSVEPISK